GGCGCTGAAGGTCCAGGCCGGGTCCGGCGGGTAGTAGCGCAAGCCGTGAAACGTGGCCGCGTCCACCGGGCCGTTTCCGGCCGCAAAATGCTCATCCTTGCGGCGGCGAAAGTCCAGCAGCGCCTCCTCGTAGGGAGAGGAACTCACCAGTTCACCGTCAGCGTCTGCCCGGCGTACTCCACGATGTCGCCGCGCCGCAGCTTCTTGCGTCGGCGGGTCTCGATCTCGCCGTTCAGGCGCACCTCGCCGCCCTGCACACGGAATTTGGCCTCGCCACCCGTTTCCACCACCCCGCTGATTTTCAGGAAGTCCTGAAGATCGATGGTGTCGCGCTGTGGGTTCTGAGCTGTCTCTCGGCTGCCTGTCATGCGGGCAGCGTA
This DNA window, taken from Deinococcus aerolatus, encodes the following:
- a CDS encoding RNA-binding S4 domain-containing protein codes for the protein MTGSRETAQNPQRDTIDLQDFLKISGVVETGGEAKFRVQGGEVRLNGEIETRRRKKLRRGDIVEYAGQTLTVNW